The following coding sequences lie in one Populus nigra chromosome 15, ddPopNigr1.1, whole genome shotgun sequence genomic window:
- the LOC133674014 gene encoding pentatricopeptide repeat-containing protein At2g34400-like produces MLRSALLELGNLIRYAEKLKTDFLEAGSSSSVPQFLSDASSTSTRHPSNSVLVLLSVMSSNEFSEVEVDDDEDEDEGFMIGGSDFRGNCGQSSWILIMKIQKLSVLQEIALVVVEFESTNGASNEAIVLFNGMREVGPNPNKVTMIEVLSACSTIGALDLGKWIETHASERGLQHDAYAASELIDMYAKCGSLDDALRVFESMPLKNEVSWNALISALAFRGQALEALSLFKLMSKDNGTVQPNDTNFIGVLSACVHAGLVDEGRQLFESMKLSFGLVPIVEHYSCMVDLCARAGLLNEAWDLIKKMPGKPDEIVLGSLLGACQRRRNADVGERVIQLFPEKQLSHLRYMQI; encoded by the exons ATGCTGCGAAGTGCACTCTTGGAGCTTGGTAATCTCATCCGATATGCTGAAAAACTAAAGACAGATTTCTTGGAGGCTGGATCGTCTTCTTCTGTCCCGCAATTCCTTTCAGACGCATCATCAACTTCAACAAGACATCCTTCAAATTCAG ttTTAGTCCTTCTATCTGTCATGAGCAGTAATGAGTTTTCTGAGGTGGaggttgatgatgatgaagatgaagatgaaggcTTCA TGATAGGTGGTTCAGACTTCAGAGGAAATTGTGGCCAAAGTAGTTGGATTCTAATAATGAAAATTCAGAAACTCTCCGTGCTGCAGGAAATAGCCCTTGTAGTTGTTGAATTTGAATCCACT AATGGAGCTTCCAATGAAGCAATTGTATTATTCAATGGAATGAGAGAGGTAGGTCCTAATCCAAATAAAGTCACAATGATTGAAGTATTGTCTGCATGTTCTACAATAGGGGCCCTTGATTTGGGGAAATGGATTGAGACACATGCATCAGAAAGAGGTTTACAGCACGATGCCTATGCTGCGAGTGAATTAATAGATATGTATGCAAAATGTGGGAGCTTGGATGATGCACTCAGGGTTTTTGAGAGTATGCCTCTTAAAAATGAGGTGTCATGGAATGCCTTGATTTCTGCTCTTGCTTTCCGTGGGCAGGCCCTGGAAGCATTATCATTATTCAAACTCATGTCAAAGGATAATGGCACTGTTCAGCCTAATGACACCAATTTCATAGGAGTACTTTCTGCATGTGTGCATGCCGGATTAGTTGATGAGGGCCGCCAATTGTTTGAATCAATGAAATTGTCATTTGGATTGGTCCCAATAGTCGAGCACTATTCTTGCATGGTTGATCTTTGTGCGCGTGCAGGACTTCTGAACGAAGCTTGGGACTTAATCAAGAAGATGCCTGGAAAACCAGATGAAATTGTGTTGGGGTCATTGCTTGGTGCCTGTCAGAGGCGTAGAAATGCAGATGTTGGTGAAAGGGTCATTCAATTGTTTCCAGAGAAGCAATTATCTCATCTAAGATATATGCAAATATGA